One part of the Zerene cesonia ecotype Mississippi chromosome 2, Zerene_cesonia_1.1, whole genome shotgun sequence genome encodes these proteins:
- the LOC119835571 gene encoding fatty acid-binding protein 2-like, whose protein sequence is MAYVGKTYIVDRTENFEEFVKSLKIPDDLANMILKSKTKQTLQKNGDDYILTTIFNDQRTVIANFKNGIEFEDTGGPKGATKTIFTVEGNKVTQVQKFEDGDIITFVREYYPDKLEVTITGTCWPGTAKRYYVAK, encoded by the exons ATGGCGTACGTTGGAAAAACCTACATTGTGGATAGAACCGAAAATTTTGAAGAATTTGTCAAAAGTCTAA AAATTCCAGATGATTTAGCCAATATGATTCTTAAAAGCAAAACGaaacaaacattacaaaaaaatggaGACGATTACATTCTCACAACCATTTTTAATGATCAAAGGACTGTAATTGCGAATTTTAAAAACGGCATCGAGTTCGAAGATACTGGTGGCCCCAAGGGTGCT ACTAAGACGATTTTTACCGTAGAAGGTAATAAGGTTACACAAGTGCAGAAGTTCGAAGATGGTGATATCATTACATTTGTAAGAGAATATTATCCTGATAAACTCGAAGTG acGATCACTGGCACCTGCTGGCCCGGCACCGCGAAGAGATATTATGTCgccaaataa
- the LOC119835581 gene encoding fatty acid-binding protein 2-like: MAYVGKTYIVDRTENFDEFVRSLKIPEDLTNLIIKSKTKQTLEKNGDDYVLTSVYNDERTVVANFKSGVEIDEKVGPKGMAKTTYTIEGDKLTQVQKFEDGNIITYVREYYPDKLVATITANFWPGTAKRFYVAQ; this comes from the exons ATGGCTTACGTTGGCAAAACCTATATCGTAGACCGAACAGAAAACTTTGACGAGTTCGTCAGAAGTCTAA AGATTCCAGAAGACTTAACcaatttgattattaaaagcaaaacgaaacaaacattagaaaaaaatggAGACGACTACGTTCTGACATCGGTTTATAATGATGAAAGGACTGTGGTTGCGAATTTTAAAAGCGGCGTCGAGATTGACGAAAAAGTTGGTCCCAAGGGTATG GCTAAGACGACTTATACCATAGAAGGCGATAAGTTAACACAGGTGCAAAAATTCGAAGATGGTAATATCATTACATATGTAAGAGAATATTACCCTGATAAACTCGTTGCg acGATCACCGCCAACTTCTGGCCCGGCACCGCCAAGAGGTTTTACGTCgcccaataa
- the LOC119835562 gene encoding fatty acid-binding protein 2-like — protein MAYIGKTYVEVRSENIEAFVKSLKIPDNVADMIIKSKSKQKLEKNGDDYVLTSHLNEMPMVVSFKSGVEFDEKVGPKGQERQAKTTFTVDGNKVTQVQKFSDGNIITLVREYGSDKLEMTITTSSCSDTAKRYYVAE, from the exons ATGGCGTACATTGGCAAAACCTATGTTGAGGTCAGATCGGAAAATATTGAAGCGTTCGTTAAGAGTCTGA AAATACCAGACAATGTAGCtgatatgattattaaaagcaaatccaaacaaaaattggaaaaaaatgGAGATGATTACGTACTTACGTCACATTTAAATGAGATGCCTATGGTTGTGAGTTTTAAGAGCGGCGTCGAGTTTGACGAAAAAGTTGGTCCAAAAGGACAAGAGAGACAA GCTAAAACCACTTTTACCGTCGATGGTAACAAGGTCACGCAAGTGCAAAAATTCTCAGATGGTAATATCATAACATTAGTTAGAGAATACGGTTCTGATAAACTTGAAATG acaatCACCACCAGCTCCTGCTCCGACACTGCCAAGAGGTATTATGTCGccgaataa